Proteins from a single region of Diorhabda sublineata isolate icDioSubl1.1 chromosome 2, icDioSubl1.1, whole genome shotgun sequence:
- the LOC130440821 gene encoding uncharacterized protein LOC130440821, which translates to MYSDDQRRPNQEHQLVIDRVVSTQPELGPTIPDGGYGWLVFSSSLFFQAVIPSLTVSLGIFLAFSRLPGLSKNDSSPKLWDDTFMYTPILFISSWTIFDPTSRYLISNSTWPRLVATAGTCLTCAGLLFLWMGLAEYTGIILFPLAGIVCGIGASIQTAQCEILLAQYFRMKHAILANICQAVAALGFVVAPIAIGHNVLNTNLLYVIMWYQAIILQGLIFNLVFRKPAYLKSKQRDAYKYIAPNPEDEEDILSKNAKELQIKRQNSTGSRTTVEKHKLPTPTEEAVEPSSSNSNGIRKNWETFEDKEEDSDYNKYKKLNQDWETFDDQNEINIEAKPKKNWVNFEDEPKNSENLQLELSLAEENRNIPTTSISGIPMPLFSDLPVNNNNTYSYDVIEDSQEVTSAVFMPTTLQKPRLLSDKLSDRLEILKQPTFYKSFLTVLTTKFSIFVYYSLFPLYIYQELPNTPMKELSTLIGLLSLTSLFFTFISHWINIDKKRRPICFWTLCWIGASGYFMIADSKSKAVLIFGAVQVLLSISTLQYVGMPILGLTIRGETNKEFCLISVMSGVSFIFFLVFDTYFRTCFKLMGLLHFFTGAVWFSNFMYKKFKV; encoded by the exons ATGTATTCCGACGACCAAAGAAGACCAAATCAAGAGCATCAACTTGTTATCGACCGTGTTGTATCTACGCAACCGGAACTTGGACCCACCATACCAGACGGGGGATATGGATGGTTAGTCTTCTCCTCTTCATTGTTTTTTCAG GCTGTAATACCAAGTTTAACAGTCAGTCTTGGTATATTTCTGGCATTTTCGAGACTTCCGGggttatcaaaaaatgattcgAGTCCAAAGTTATGGGATGACACCTTTATGTACACtccaatattatttatatccaGTTGGACAATTTTTG ATCCAACTTCTAGATATCTCATTTCAAACAGCACGTGGCCAAGGTTAGTTGCAACTGCAGGTACATGTTTGACATGTGCGGGTCTTTTGTTTTTGTGGATGGGTCTTGCGGAATATActggaattattttatttcctctAGCAGGAATTGTTTGTg gTATTGGTGCTTCTATACAAACAGCCCAGTGCGAAATTCTACTGGCCCAATACTTCAGAATGAAACATGCAATTTTGGCTAATATTTGTCAAGCCGTCGCAGCCTTGGGATTCGTTGTGGCACCTATCGCAATTGGACataatgttttaaatactaATTTACTTTATGTGATAATGTGGTATCAAGCAATCATATTACAAggattaattttcaatttggtGTTCAGAAAACCAGCTTATTTGAAGTCCAAACAAAGAGATGCCtacaaatatatagca CCAAATCCCGAGGACGAAGAagatattttgtcaaaaaatgcaAAAGAACTCCAAATAAAAAGACAGAACAGCACAGGGAGCCGCACAACAGTAGAAAAACATAAATTGCCTACTCCGACTGAAGAGGCAGTAGAACCAAGTAGCAGTAACTCGAATGGAATACGAAAAAACTGGGAAACTTTTGAGGATAAAGAAGAAGATTCAGACtacaacaaatacaaaaaattgaaccaAGATTGGGAAACTTTTGAcgatcaaaatgaaattaatatagaagcgaaaccaaaaaaaaactggGTTAATTTTGAAGATGAGCCAAAAAACAGTGAGAATCTTCAACTTGAATTATCACTCGCAGAAGAGAACAGAAATATACCTACTACAAGTATATCTGGAATACCTATGCCTCTTTTTTCCGATTTACCTGTTAACAATAACAATACTTATTCTTATGATGTTATTGAGGATTCGCAAGAGGTCACATCCGCGGTATTTATGCCAACAACTCTTCAAAAACCAAGATTATTATCAGATAAATTATCAGATAGGCTAGAAATACTAAAACAACCAACTTTTTACAAGTCTTTTTTGACTGTTTtgacaacaaaattttcaatatttgtctACTATAGTCTGTTTCCATTGTATATATACCAAGAATTGCCAAATACTCCTATGAAGGAACTTTCAACATTGATTGGTTTGTTATCACTGACAAGTTTATTCTTCACGTTTATATCACATTGGATAAACATAGATAAAAAGAGAAGACCGATATGTTTCTGGACGTTGTGCTGGATTGGAGCCTCAGGATACTTCA TGATAGCGGACTCCAAATCGAAAGCAGTACTGATATTTGGAGCCGTTCAAGTACTTCTCAGTATATCAACGCTGCAGTATGTGGGAATGCCTATCTTGGGGCTAACAATAAGAGGGGAAACCAATAAAGAGTTTTGTTTAATTAGTGTGATGAGCGGAGTTTCGTTTATATTCTTTTTGGTATTTG ATACTTATTTCAGGACTTGTTTTAAATTGATGGGACTGCTTCATTTTTTCACTGGAGCTGTTTGGTTctcaaattttatgtataaaaaattcaaagtgTAG